The following proteins are encoded in a genomic region of Toxotes jaculatrix isolate fToxJac2 chromosome 3, fToxJac2.pri, whole genome shotgun sequence:
- the il17rd gene encoding interleukin-17 receptor D, producing the protein MAEPRSFFISLAGLFLVLYFSCGSTTPGNKRSNQERCGFKVQSGADGGRRLAVTFRADNCSLNYPLGKHVIHQVTNVSFSHLACEDQAAVVVHWSASPLGMEHIKGFRVYLEDKNPEGKQCQHLILKDPRQLNFSYRNTRLSSQPFSGLTFDTDYMVRVVPFPTLMNESFFPPSFLRTNSCEVLLGSDNLVCKPFWKPKTLNVSQLGSNLHVVFDQAPASFGFHFYYLYYKLRQDGPFRLQRCKPDMNQARTTCVLQDVTPGTYTVELRDDTNTTRRQTQYHVSQVHSPWAGPIRAMAITVPLVIMSAFATLFTVMCRKKQQENIYSQLDEESSESSNHSAALNTERPWPRPKVFICYSNRDCPKHTSVIQSFAYFLQDFCNCEVVLDLWEHLEMCKEGQMSWLSRQLDEADFIITVCSKGLRYYVEKKSRRGKTPVSRRSNSSSSSSSSLIGGSGSDLFIVAVAMIAEKLRLAKQSEEGGAQELNRYMTVYFDYSTENDIPTMLSLAPRFKLMDQLPQLFSRLHSSQSSLADREQQPLNVSRRNYFRSKSGRSLYVSICNMHQHISQNPDWFEKQPTGSAAAAGSSVSSGVSSNHSPLPAVPAPSPPPKPACSSSSSSQPEQRFDSGLVLNEVVVRMPSLDGGNGVPRRNMLLLAPGSSPSLNVGSTHSPSPSPGPSPGPCPSPGACPSPGLCPSPGLPHCSLSMLGPTSRSISGISGLLPEESSSSSSSSSSSPSAPSILQDVVCPVPALAEEGHPLPPEVPPPRDSGIYDSSVPSSELSIPLMEGLSHDQADSSSLADSESSSSGLGDEEPPVVASLRCSTATVCKAELHHHHHLEHSDGLASL; encoded by the exons gtgcAGTCGGGGGCAGACGGAGGTCGCAGGTTGGCCGTCACCTTCAGAGCTGACA ACTGTTCATTAAACTACCCACTGGGGAAACATGTGATCCACCAAGTCACCAATGTCTCCTTCAGCCATTTGGCCTGTGAGGATCAGGCCGCTGTGGTTGTTCACTGGTCTGCGAGTCCATTAG GGATGGAGCACATTAAAGGCTTCAGAGTTTATCTGGAGGACAAGAATCCTGAAGGGAAACAGTGTCAACATCTCATCCTCAAAGACCCGCGACAGCTCAACTTCTCCTACAGGAACACG AGGCTGAGCAGTCAGCCGTTCAGCGGTTTGACGTTTGACACCGACTACATGGTCCGTGTTGTTCCTTTCCCAACCCTGATGAACGAgagcttcttccctccatcaTTCCTCAGGACCAACT catgCGAAGTCCTCCTGGGATCAGACAACCTGGTTTGCAAACCAT TCTGGAAGCCAAAGACCCTAAACGTCTCCCAGCTGGGGTCAAACCTCCACGTGGTGTTCGACCAGGCTCCGGCCTCCTTCGGCTTCCACTTCTACTACCTGTACTACAAACTGAGGCAGGACGGACCGTTCAGACTGCAGCGCTGCAAACCG GACATGAACCAGGCCAGAACTACATGTGTCCTCCAGGACGTCACTCCAGGAACCTACACTGTAGAG TTGAGAGACGACACTAACACGACCAGGAGGCAGACTCAGTACCACGTCAGCCAAG TCCACTCCCCCTGGGCGGGGCCTATCCGTGCCATGGCCATCACCGTGCCTCTGGTCATCATGTCGGCCTTCGCCACCCTCTTCACTGTCATGTGTCGTAAGAAACAGCAAG AAAACATTTACAGCCAGCTGGATGAGGAGAGCAGTGAGTCGTCCAATCACAGCGCGGCGTTGAACACGGAACGCCCGTGGCCTCGTCCCAAAGTCTTCATCTGCTACTCCAACAGAGACTGTCCCAAACACACCAGCGTCATCCAGAGCTTCGCCTACTTCCTGCAGGACTTTTGCAACTGTGAG GTTGTGCTGGACCTGTGGGAACACCTGGAGATGTGTAAAGAGGGTCAGATGTCGTGGTTAAGCCGACAGCTGGACGAAGCTGACTTCATCATCACCGTCTGCTCCAAAGGCCTACG CTACTACGTGGAGAAGAAGAGTCGTAGAGGGAAGACGCCAGTCAGTCGCCGTAGtaacagtagcagcagcagcagcagctctctgatTGGTGGATCTGGCAGTGACCTGTTTATAGTGGCCGTGGCCATGATTGCTGAAAAGCTGCGGCTGGCGAAGCAGAGCGAGGAGGGCGGGGCTCAGGAGCTGAACCGCTACATGACGGTTTACTTCGACTATTCGACGGAGAACGACATCCCCACCATGTTGAGTCTGGCTCCCAG gTTCAAGCTGATGGACCAGCTGCCTCAGCTCTTCAGTCGGCTCCACTCCAGTCAGTCCAGTTTGGCTGATCGTGAGCAGCAGCCTCTCAACGTCTCCAGGAGGAACTACTTCAGAAGTAAGTCCGGACGCTCGCTCTACGTTTCCATCTGCAACATGCACCAGCACATCAGCCAGAACCCCGACTGGTTCGAGAAACAGCCGACTGGTTCGGCAGCTGCAGCGGGTTCCTCGGTCTCGTCCGGCGTCTCTTCGAACCATTCTCCTCTCCCCGCCGTCCCGGCTCCAAGTCCTCCTCCAAAGcctgcctgctcctcctcctcctcgtctcagcctgagcagaggttTGACTCTGGCTTGGTGCTGAATGAAGTGGTGGTGAGGATGCCGTCGCTGGACGGTGGGAATGGAGTCCCGAGGAGGAACATGCTGCTGCTAGCTCCCGGCTCCAGTCCCAGCCTCAATGTTGGCTCCACCCACAGTCCCAGTCCTAGTCCTGGTCCCAGTCCTGGTCCATGTCCCAGCCCTGGTGCCTGTCCCAGTCCTGGTCTCTGTCCCAGTCCAGGCCTGCCGCACTGCTCTCTGTCCATGCTGGGGCCCACTTCAAG gtCCATTTCTGGAATATCTGGACTTTTACCTGAAGAATCttcgtcgtcctcctcctcctcttcctcctccccctctgctccCTCCATTCTCCAGGATGTGGTGTGCCCTGTCCCTGCCCTGGCAGAAGAAGGCCATCCCCTACCTCCAGAGGTCCCGCCTCCTCGTGATTCGGGCATCTACGACTCATCTGTCCCGTCCTCGGAGCTTTCCATTCCCCTAATGGAGGGCCTGTCACATGACCAGGCtgactcctcctccttggcTGACAGCGAATCATCCTCTTCAGGACTGG GTGACGAGGAGCCACCTGTTGTCGCGTCGCTCCGCTGCAGCACAGCCACAGTTTGTAAAGCTGAGctgcaccaccatcaccacctggAGCACAGTGACGGACTTGCATCGTTGTAG